One Streptococcus sp. zg-86 DNA window includes the following coding sequences:
- the rbfA gene encoding 30S ribosome-binding factor RbfA gives MANHFRTDRVGMEIKREVNEILQKKVRDPRVQGVTITDVQMLGDLSVAKVYYSIMSDLASENQKAQTGLEKAKGTIKRELGRKLTLYKIPDLVFEKDQSIEYGNKIDQMLRALENKD, from the coding sequence ATGGCAAATCATTTTCGTACAGACCGTGTTGGCATGGAAATAAAACGTGAAGTCAATGAGATTTTACAAAAGAAAGTCCGTGATCCACGTGTCCAAGGCGTAACAATCACAGATGTGCAGATGCTTGGGGATTTATCTGTGGCTAAAGTGTATTACTCTATTATGAGTGATTTGGCTTCAGAAAATCAAAAAGCGCAGACAGGGCTTGAAAAAGCAAAAGGAACCATTAAACGGGAACTTGGCCGCAAGCTCACCTTGTATAAAATCCCAGATCTGGTCTTTGAAAAAGACCAATCCATTGAATATGGGAACAAGATTGACCAAATGTTGCGCGCGTTAGAGAATAAAGATTAA